Proteins encoded by one window of Rattus rattus isolate New Zealand chromosome 10, Rrattus_CSIRO_v1, whole genome shotgun sequence:
- the Acbd3 gene encoding Golgi resident protein GCP60, with the protein MAAQLNVEQLEVSLDGLTLSPDSEERPGAEGAPLQTPPSSPPGDGLGSGTAGQQREPGEAAAEGAAEEARRMEQHWGFGLEELYGLALRFYKIKDGKAFHPTYEEKLKFVALHKQVLLGPYNPDTSPEVGFFDVLGNDRRREWAALGNMSKEDAMVEFVKLLNKCCPLLSAYVASHRIEKEEEEKRRKAEEERRQREEEERERLQKEEEKRKREEEDRLRREEEERRRIEEERLRLEQQKQQIMAALNSQTAVQFQQYAAQQYPGNYEQQQILIRQLQEQHYQQYMQQLYQVQLAQQQAALQKQQEVVVAGASLPASAKVNTAGAGDPLPVNGQAKTHTENPEKVLEPEAAEEALENGPKDSLPVIAAPSMWTRPQIKDFKEKIRQDADSVITVRRGEVVTVRVPTHEEGSYLFWEFATDSYDIGFGVYFEWTDSPNAAVSVHVSESSDDEEEEEEENVTCEEKAKKNANKPLLDEIVPVYRRDCHEEVYAGSHQYPGRGVYLLKFDNSYSLWRSKSVYYRVYYTR; encoded by the exons ATGGCGGCGCAGCTGAACGTAGAGCAACTTGAGGTGTCGCTCGACGGCCTCACGCTGAGCCCGGATTCAGAGGAGCGGCCCGGCGCGGAGGGTGCCCCGCTGCAGACGCCGCCGTCCTCGCCCCCCGGGGATGGACTGGGCTCCGGCACAGCGGGACAGCAGCGGGAGCCCGGGGAGGCGGCGGCTGAGGGCGCGGCCGAGGAGGCGCGGCGGATGGAGCAGCACTGGGGCTTTGGCCTGGAAGAGCTATACGGGCTGGCGCTGCGCTTCTACAAAA taAAAGATGGCAAAGCCTTCCATCCAACTTACGAAGAAAAACTGAAGTTTGTGGCACTGCATAAGCAAGTTCTTTTGGGCCCATATAACCCAGACACTTCCCCTGAGGTTGGATTCTTTGATGTGTTGGGGAATGATAGGAG gagagaatgggcagctcTGGGAAACATGTCCAAAGAGGACGCCATGGTAGAGTTTGTGAAGCTTCTGAATAAGTGCTGTCCTCTCCTCTCAGCATATGTTGCATCCCACAgaatagagaaggaagaagaagaaaaaagaag AAAGGCGGAGGAGGAGCGAAGGCAGCGTGAAGAGGAAGAACGAGAGCGGCtgcaaaaggaagaagagaaacggAAGCGAGAGGAGGAGGATCGACTCAGacgggaggaagaagagaggcggCGGATAGAAGAAGAGAGGCTTCGGCTGGAACAGCAAAA gCAGCAGATAATGGCAGCTTTAAACTCGCAGACTGCCGTGCAATTCCAGCAGTATGCGGCCCAGCAGTATCCAGGGAACTACGAGCAGCAGCAGATTCTCATCCGCCAGCTGCAGGAGCAGCACTATCAGCAGTACATGCAACAGTTATACCAAGTCCAGCTTGCACAGCAACAG GCAGCattgcagaagcagcaagaagtaGTGGTGGCTGGGGCTTCACTGCCTGCGTCAGCAAAGGTGAACACAGCTGGAGCAGGTGATCCCCTGCCAGTGAACGGACAGGCCAAGACCCACACTGAGAATCCCGAGAAAGTCCTGGAGCCAGAAGCTGCAGAAGAGGCCTTGGAAAATGGACCCAAAG ACTCTCTTCCAGTGATTGCAGCTCCTTCCATGTGGACAAGACCACAGATCAAAGACTTTAAAGAGAAGATTCGGCAGGATGCAGATTCTGTGATTACAGTCCGGCGAGGAGAAGTAGTCACCGTTCGAGTCCCCACTCATGAGGAAGGATCATACCTCTTTTGGGAATTTGCCACAGACAGTTATGACATTGGGTTTGGGGTTTATTTTGAATGGACAGACTCTCCAAACGCTGCTGTCAGTGTGCATGTCAGTGAGTCCAGTGAtgacgaagaggaggaggaagaag AAAATGTCACTTGTGAAGAGAAAGCCAAAAAGAATGCCAACAAGCCTCTGCTGGATGAGATTGTACCTGTGTACCGGCGGGACTGTCATGAGGAAGTGTATGCAGGCAGCCACCAGTACCCAGGGAGGGGAGTCTATCTCCTCAAGTTTGATAACTCCTACTCTCTGTGGAGGTCCAAGTCAGTCTACTACAGAGTCTATTATACTAGATAA